The following proteins come from a genomic window of Macadamia integrifolia cultivar HAES 741 chromosome 14, SCU_Mint_v3, whole genome shotgun sequence:
- the LOC122061947 gene encoding probable receptor-like protein kinase At2g42960, producing the protein MVNLNAELSKKTDIFELKVWVLIGIAVGVFIVIILSVLSFCLTSWRKSRRSIDKFPFSRIPAVSKEIKEVKMDQISNNDGIILTVHDKSSDKESDKVLVHLGAGKTKNGDNNSRSDSFHHLEKDGAGSQSGEEGNSGSYAVHRPSSSYPITAPSPLSGLPEFSHLGWGHWFTLRDLELATNRFSKENVLGEGGYGVVYQGCLINETPVAVKKLLNNLGQAEKEFRVEVEAIGHVRHKNLVRLLGYCVEGTHRLLVYEYVNNGNLEQWLHGAMRQHGYLTWEARMKVLLGTAKALAYLHEAIEPKVVHRDIKSSNILIDDDFNAKVSDFGLAKLLGAGKSHITTRVMGTFGYVAPEYANTGLLNEKSDIYSFGVLLLEAITGRDPVDYGRPAHEVNLVDWLKMMVGSRRSEEVVDPNIETKPSTRALKRALLTALRCVDPDSDKRPKMSQVVRMLESEEYPIPREDRRHRRSQGGTMEVDSQKENSDTDRSDNPELRFDNRRNNRK; encoded by the exons ATGGTGAATCTTAATGCTGAACTATCCAAGAAAACGGATATATTTGAACTTAAGGTTTGGGTTTTAATTGGGATAGCTGTGGGCGTgtttattgttatcattctcTCTGTGCTCTCCTTTTGTCTTACTTCATGGAGGAAATCGAGGAGGTCCATCGATAAGTTCCCCTTCAGCCGAATCCCAGCTGTTTCAAAGGAAATCAAAGAGGTGAAGATGGACCAAATATCAAATAATGATGGGATCATCCTCACCGTTCATGATAAATCTAGTGATAAAGAGTCAGATAAAGTTTTGGTCCATTTGGGTGCGGGAAAAACAAAGAATGGAGATAACAACAGTCGATCCGATTCATTTCACCACCTTGAGAAAGACGGTGCTGGTTCTCAATCTGGAGAAGAAGGGAATTCTGGATCGTATGCTGTCCACAGGCCATCTTCTTCATATCCCATAACTGCTCCGTCACCTCTAAGTGGCCTGCCTGAATTCTCGCACCTTGGTTGGGGCCACTGGTTTACATTGAGGGATCTCGAGCTTGCCACAAACAGATTTTCAAAGGAAAATGTCCTTGGTGAGGGTGGTTATGGAGTTGTCTACCAGGGCTGCCTGATCAATGAGACTCCAGTGGCAGTGAAGAAACTTCTCAACAATCT AGGCCAAGCAGAGAAGGAATTTAGAGTGGAGGTGGAAGCTATAGGCCATGTGCGTCACAAAAATTTAGTTCGGCTACTGGGGTACTGTGTTGAAGGGACTCACAG GTTGTTGGTTTATGAGTATGTCAACAATGGGAACTTAGAGCAATGGCTTCATGGAGCTATGCGTCAGCATGGATATCTTACTTGGGAAGCCCGCATGAAGGTTCTCCTTGGCACCGCTAAGGC GCTTGCTTACTTACATGAAGCTATTGAGCCAAAAGTGGTGCATCGGGACATCAAGTCCAGTAACATATTGATTGATGATGACTTCAATGCCAAGGTATCTGATTTTGGGCTGGCTAAGCTGCTAGGTGCTGGCAAAAGTCATATCACAACACGAGTTATGGGGACCTTTGG ATATGTGGCTCCAGAATATGCAAATACGGGTCTGTTGAATGAAAAGAGTGACATTTACAGCTTTGGGGTTTTGCTGTTGGAAGCAATTACAGGAAGAGATCCTGTCGACTATGGTCGCCCTGCCCATGAG GTGAATCTGGTTGACTGGCTCAAGATGATGGTTGGCAGTAGGCGCTCTGAAGAAGTTGTGGATCCAAATATTGAGACAAAGCCATCAACTAGGGCCCTCAAAAGAGCCCTTTTGACTGCTTTGAGGTGTGTTGATCCGGACTCAGACAAGAGACCAAAGATGAGCCAAGTTGTTCGCATGCTTGAGTCGGAGGAATATCCTATACCTCGAGAG GATAGGAGACACCGAAGGAGTCAAGGGGGTACCATGGAGGTTGATTCCCAGAAAGAGAATTCTGACACTGATAGAAGTGACAATCCGGAACTCAGGTTTGATAACAGAAGGAACAACCGGAAGTAA